One genomic window of Peromyscus maniculatus bairdii isolate BWxNUB_F1_BW_parent chromosome 2, HU_Pman_BW_mat_3.1, whole genome shotgun sequence includes the following:
- the Anp32b gene encoding acidic leucine-rich nuclear phosphoprotein 32 family member B: MDMKKRIHLELRNRTPAAVRELVLDNCKANDGKIEGLTDEFVNLEFLSLISVGLFSVSDLPKLPKLKKLELSDNRIYGGLDRLAEELPSLTHLNLSGNKLKDISTLEPLKKLDCLKSLDLFGCEVTDLNDYRESVFKLLPQLSYLDGYDREDQEAPDSDVEVDGVEEAPDSDAEVDGVDKEEEDEEGEEEDEEEDEDGEEEEDDEEEDEDEDEDVEGEEDEDEVSGEEEEFGHDGEVDEDEEDEDEDEDEEEEESGKGEKRKRETDDEGEDD, from the exons ATGGACATGAAGAAGAGGATCCACCTGGAGCTGAGGAACCGGACCCCGGCAGCA GTTCGAGAACTTGTCTTGGACAATTGCAAAGCAAATGATGGAAAAATTGAGGGGTTAACAGATGAGTTTGTGAACCTAGAGTTCCTCAGTTTAATAAGTGTAGGCTTGTTTTCAGTGTCCGATCTCCCCAAGCTACCAAAATTGAAAAAG CTTGAGCTCAGCGATAATAGGATCtatggaggtctggacagactaGCAGAAGAACTTCCAAGTCTCACACATCTGAACCTGAGTGGAAATAAGCTGAAAGACATCAGCACCTTGGAACCTTTG AAAAAGTTGGATTGTCTGAAAAGCCTGGATCTGTTTGGCTGTGAGGTCACTGACCTGAATGATTACCGAGAGAGTGTCTTCAAGCTCCTGCCCCAGCTGTCCTATCTGGATGGCTATGACCGAGAGGACCAGGAAGCCCCTGACTCAGATGTGGAGGTGGATGGTGTAGAGGAAGCTCCTGACTCAGATGCAGAGGTGGATGGTGTGgacaaagaagaggaggatgaag aaggagaagaggaagatgaagaggaagatgaggatggtgaagaagaggaggatgatgaagaagaggatgaagatgaagacGAAGATGTAGAAGGCgaagaggatgaagatgaagTCAGTGGGGAG GAAGAAGAATTTGGACATGATGGAGAAgttgatgaagatgaagaagatgaggatgaagatgaggatgaag aggaggaagaaagtgggaaaggtgaaaagaggaagagagagacagacgatGAAGGAGAAGATGATTAA